The following proteins are co-located in the Pectinophora gossypiella chromosome 23, ilPecGoss1.1, whole genome shotgun sequence genome:
- the LOC126377542 gene encoding uncharacterized protein LOC126377542 yields MRFYILILIFYLAKHGVAEFFYKPSPTEQLVTGVPRGIKVPWMGILRVKQTFPLTDAVANVILITRIFAISNANEIHDLDEITMRNKTSVHFYSDPKTIWKCYVEDFILHPEFSAGKINTIGLIHLGTEQKLLGSIWKPVAWPPTYFNAKDVQNIYTVSFSDQTRTLEQVVYKMETVDFINCTDTYIKEGLSFPTIWPKYYTCFRASEQLETCVYDAGMAAATNTTGDWTLIGISIYGPGCSFPARFIEFYPYIPWVQGVLESKMPERIQYTRRQDDTTTDNFITTSRQDLDKDIMSNLNVTIAMDTTETNKEVIVYGDCKDKKNRVYADDGYIKIRQDLEITTALYSVSISLQDLNLTCITTFIKCKRKSKTTVLMRKGFGQEDIHFLVQRVPQYKIGTKEYAERVLFIKGSYLALANMPVVTIWFKFEIVASAFIKVNFYARHEPPAVLRTKKTRPTYAPIINKQFQTRGTKTPSVLRKMVKNEDNIQQDYYEPETEQLSYLI; encoded by the exons ctttCCCTTTGACCGATGCGGTAGCGAATGTAATCCTCATTACAAGAATATTCGCAATAAGCAATGCAAATGAAATCCACGACTtagacgaaattactatgag AAACAAAACTTCAGTGCATTTCTATAGCGACCCCAAAACCATATGGAAATGTTACGTGGAAGATTTCATCCTCCACCCAGAGTTCTCGGCTGGGAAGATCAATACCATAGGACTGATACACTTAGGGACTGAGCAGAAATTACTAGGGTCCatat GGAAACCAGTCGCGTGGCCGCCGACATATTTTAACGCTAAAGATGTTCAGAATATATATACTGTCAGCTTCTCAGATC aaaCAAGAACCCTAGAACAAGTTGTGTACAAGATGGAAACCGTCGACTTCATTAATTGTACAGATACTTACATAAAAGAAGGG ttgagCTTCCCAACGATATGGCCGAAGTACTACACTTGCTTCAGAGCCTCAGAACAACTTGAAACTTGCGTTTACGATGCTGGAATGGCAGCTGCTACCAACACCACCGGAGATTGGACCTTA ATAGGCATAAGTATCTACGGCCCTGGGTGTTCGTTTCCGGCGCGGTTCATAGAATTCTACCCATACATACCGTGGGTTCAAGGTGTCCTCGAGAGTAAAATGCCCGAACGCATTCAATACACCAGAAGACAAGATGATACAACAACTGACAACTTTATAACGACCTCGAGACAGGACCTCGATAAGGATATCATGAGTAATCTCAATGTGACCATTGCTATGGATACAA CTGAAACTAATAAAGAAGTCATCGTGTATGGCGATTGTAAAGACAAGAAAAATAGAGTATACGCCGATGATGGATACATAAAAATACGCCAAGATCTGGAAATCACAACTGCTTTATATTCG GTATCCATATCTCTACAAGATTTGAACTTAACGTGTATCACAACATTTATAAAGTGCAAAAGGAAAAGTAAAACGACGGTGTTGATGCGAAAAGGGTTTGGGCAGGAAGATATACATTTTCTCGTACAACGTGTACCACAATACAAAATAGGAACGAAGGAATATGCTGAGAGAGTGTTGTTCATAaaag GTAGTTATTTGGCTCTGGCTAACATGCCTGTAGTGACGATATGGTTCAAATTTGAAATAGTAGCCTCTGCCTTTATAAAGGTTAACTTCTACGCAAGACACGAACCACCTGCTGTTCTTCGaacaa AAAAAACAAGGCCCACGTATGCACCAATCATAAACAAACAATTCCAAACAAGGGGAACGAAAACACCAAGTGTCCTAAGAAAAATGGTCAAAAATGAAGATAATATACAACAGGATTACTATGAGCCGGAAACTGAACAGCTATCGTATCTTATTTAG